From one Cupriavidus oxalaticus genomic stretch:
- a CDS encoding alcohol dehydrogenase catalytic domain-containing protein yields MNIPYGEPTAAVAAIDGFGEDFALEVRPMPYRKPRKGEIVVKVEAAAVNPIDVRRRSGYGRRIFSLLGATRLPLVLGNDFAGTVCAVGAGVTGLREGDAVFGAKPPSSEGTHATHVIVRPDHVAHSPSSIPADALATLPYNFQTVARAFADAGISRDTVNGRAVLVYGATGGLGQIAVRLLRLLGANVTAVGSKNGLQACLDAGATEVVDRHAQSLASLPRHFAATLNFANWDDEAELLHLLSSDAVGHATTVHPLLGNFDRLGLVAGGVASLAGKRAKHALVPHGARYGWTTFRSNKAVLKSLATCATSLRPICVKTFPLSHVEQAYQHVTRREPGRAVLLPQQS; encoded by the coding sequence ATGAACATCCCATACGGCGAACCAACTGCCGCGGTGGCCGCGATCGACGGATTTGGCGAGGACTTCGCGCTCGAGGTTCGTCCAATGCCTTACCGGAAACCGCGCAAAGGCGAGATCGTGGTGAAGGTCGAGGCAGCGGCGGTGAATCCTATCGATGTGCGCCGACGCAGCGGCTATGGCAGGAGAATCTTCTCGTTATTGGGAGCAACGCGCCTGCCCCTCGTTCTCGGCAATGATTTCGCCGGGACTGTTTGTGCCGTAGGGGCTGGCGTGACAGGCCTGCGTGAAGGCGACGCTGTGTTCGGGGCCAAGCCGCCGTCAAGCGAAGGGACGCATGCCACGCACGTAATCGTCCGGCCTGACCACGTTGCGCACAGCCCTTCGTCGATTCCCGCTGACGCCCTTGCCACGTTGCCCTACAACTTCCAAACCGTGGCCAGAGCATTCGCGGATGCTGGCATTTCGCGTGATACCGTGAACGGACGGGCCGTACTTGTGTATGGGGCGACTGGCGGCCTCGGACAAATTGCTGTCAGGTTGCTCCGCCTGCTGGGAGCCAATGTCACTGCGGTCGGCTCAAAGAACGGGCTCCAGGCCTGTTTGGATGCTGGTGCCACCGAAGTGGTTGACCGCCATGCTCAATCGCTCGCCAGTTTGCCGCGGCACTTTGCCGCCACGCTGAACTTCGCCAACTGGGACGACGAAGCAGAGCTGCTGCACCTGCTCTCGTCTGACGCGGTGGGCCATGCAACAACGGTCCATCCGTTGCTTGGCAACTTCGACAGGCTGGGCCTCGTCGCGGGCGGCGTTGCTTCGCTGGCTGGCAAACGGGCCAAACACGCCCTGGTTCCGCATGGCGCACGGTATGGATGGACGACGTTCCGCTCGAACAAGGCTGTATTGAAATCGCTTGCCACATGCGCAACGTCCCTTCGCCCGATTTGCGTAAAGACCTTCCCGCTTTCGCACGTTGAGCAGGCATACCAGCACGTCACCCGGCGCGAGCCCGGGCGCGCCGTCCTGCTGCCACAGCAATCCTGA
- a CDS encoding fumarylacetoacetate hydrolase family protein, whose amino-acid sequence MAVKVVRYIHAGESHWGVVHDRLIAPLRCDGASTADFVTNGLEAAWRSTAGEATLALDGVTLLPPVTPDRQFLCQGINYASHVRESGMDPEKIGFNTLFTKAPSCLAAADADVVRPGHVHLLDYEIELGLVVRKPLTDALRVGPDQLHEFLAGVTIVNDVSARDVQLPQAQFYKGKSYRSFGPVGPFLVLLNAEEWARWPELRMRLHVNGQPRQDTYCGDMIFKPHQTLTELSALHDLQPGDLIATGTPAGCAARAPGKLAMWMFRHVLSERTKWQLFIKKGRSNPAYLQPGDIMTASIRTDDGAIELGEQRNRVVSA is encoded by the coding sequence ATGGCTGTCAAGGTCGTCCGATATATCCACGCCGGCGAGTCACACTGGGGTGTGGTCCACGACCGCCTTATCGCACCATTGCGCTGCGATGGCGCCAGTACTGCGGACTTCGTTACCAATGGCCTGGAAGCCGCCTGGCGCAGCACCGCGGGCGAGGCAACACTTGCGCTTGATGGCGTCACGCTGCTGCCGCCAGTCACGCCAGACCGCCAGTTCCTGTGCCAGGGCATTAACTACGCCAGTCATGTACGCGAATCTGGCATGGACCCCGAAAAGATTGGCTTCAACACGCTGTTCACCAAGGCTCCATCCTGTCTTGCCGCGGCTGATGCCGACGTGGTGCGGCCGGGGCATGTGCACCTGCTCGACTACGAGATCGAGCTTGGTCTGGTTGTCCGCAAACCCCTGACGGACGCACTGCGTGTCGGGCCGGACCAGCTTCACGAGTTTCTGGCAGGTGTAACGATTGTCAATGACGTTTCCGCACGCGACGTCCAGTTGCCACAGGCTCAGTTCTACAAAGGAAAAAGCTATCGCAGCTTTGGCCCCGTGGGTCCCTTCCTGGTACTGCTGAACGCAGAAGAGTGGGCACGCTGGCCTGAACTGCGCATGCGGCTCCATGTGAACGGGCAGCCACGACAGGACACGTACTGCGGCGACATGATCTTCAAACCGCACCAGACGCTGACCGAGTTGTCGGCCCTGCATGATCTGCAGCCAGGCGACCTCATCGCTACCGGCACGCCAGCAGGCTGCGCAGCCCGAGCGCCGGGAAAGCTCGCGATGTGGATGTTCCGCCACGTACTGTCCGAGCGTACGAAGTGGCAACTTTTCATCAAGAAGGGCCGCTCGAACCCCGCCTATCTGCAGCCGGGCGACATCATGACCGCTTCGATACGCACTGACGATGGGGCAATCGAGCTGGGTGAGCAGCGCAATCGCGTGGTGTCGGCATGA